The following proteins are co-located in the Dromiciops gliroides isolate mDroGli1 chromosome 2, mDroGli1.pri, whole genome shotgun sequence genome:
- the LOC122739401 gene encoding olfactory receptor 1019-like: MESSNLTSVTEFILLGLSSWPELQVHLFLLFLMIYLMILLGNLLIMLLILRDSRLHTPMYFFLTNLSSIEIGFTSSVFPQMLVHFLAERKSISYSCCVIQVYTFLSFGIAECYILSVMAYDRYVAIRDPLRYSVTMNWGICGMLAAGSWLGGFMLSIVDTVTTFQLSFCQNNVINHFLCEMPALLHLSCTDTTHAELVMHVLCIFTLLCPITFIILSYAHIIIAVLRIRSAQGCRKAFSTCSSHLLVVTLYFGPIMSLYLKPKSLSSPEYIKIVSVCYVVCTPALNPLIYSLRNKEVKMALRKLLGKPEGA; encoded by the coding sequence ATGGAGAGCAGCAACCTCACGTCAGTGACTGAGTTCATCCTCCTTGGGCTCTCCAGCTGGCCTGAGCTCCAGGTGCACCTGTTCTTGCTCTTCCTCATGATCTACCTGATGATCTTGCTGGGGAACCTGCTCATTATGTTGCTGATATTGAGGGATTCACGCCTCCACACACCTATGTACTTCTTCCTCACTAATTTATCCAGCATAGAAATAGGTTTCACATCCTCTGTGTTTCCACAGATGCTAGTACACTTCTTGGCAGAGAGAAAGTCCATCTCCTACTCTTGCTGTGTCATACAAGTCTACACATTCCTGTCCTTTGGCATTGCAGAGTGCTACATCCTTTCAGTGATGGCCTATGATCGCTATGTTGCTATTCGAGACCCCTTAAGATACTCAGTCACAATGAACTGGGGAATCTGTGGGATGTTGGCTGCTGGGTCGTGGTTGGGTGGCTTTATGTTATCCATAGTAGACACAGTTACCACATTCCAGCTCTCATTCTGCCAGAACAATGTTATCAATCATTTCTTGTGTGAAATGCCTGCCCTACTGCACCTCTCTTGTACTGACACGACCCATGCAGAGTTGGTCATGCATGTTCTGTGTATCTTCACCCTTTTGTGCCCTATCACATTCATCATTCTTTCTTATGCACACATCATCATTGCTGTCCTGAGAATTCGCTCTGCCCAGGGATGCAGAAAAGCCTTTTCTACTTGCTCTTCTCACCTTCTGGTTGTTACACTTTATTTTGGGCCGATAATGTCTCTTTACTTAAAGCCTAAATCTCTATCCTCTCCAGAATATATTAAGATTGTTTCTGTGTGTTATGTGGTTTGCACACCTGCCCTCAATCCTCTCATCTATAGCCTGAGGAATAAGGAAGTAAAAATGGCCTTGAGAAAACTTTTGGGGAAACCTGAAGGTGCTTAA